From a single Coriobacteriaceae bacterium genomic region:
- the rpiB gene encoding ribose 5-phosphate isomerase B → MKIGIGNDHAAVELKNIISEHLKERGCEVVNFGTDTSESFDYPIAGYKVGKAVANGDVDLGILICGTGVGISLAANKVEGVRAVVCSEPFSAKLSRMHNNTNVLAFGARVVGSELAKMIVDEWLDAEFEGGRHERRVNLLNEIDHTRALKIVDEA, encoded by the coding sequence ATGAAGATCGGTATCGGTAACGACCACGCCGCCGTCGAGCTCAAGAACATCATCTCCGAGCACCTGAAGGAGCGCGGCTGCGAGGTCGTGAACTTTGGCACCGACACCTCCGAGAGCTTTGACTACCCCATCGCCGGCTACAAGGTGGGTAAGGCCGTTGCCAACGGCGACGTCGATCTAGGCATCCTGATCTGTGGCACCGGCGTCGGTATCAGCCTGGCTGCCAACAAGGTCGAGGGCGTACGCGCCGTCGTGTGCTCCGAGCCCTTCAGCGCCAAGCTCTCCCGCATGCACAACAATACCAACGTGCTCGCTTTTGGCGCCCGCGTCGTGGGCTCCGAGCTCGCCAAGATGATCGTCGACGAGTGGCTCGACGCCGAGTTTGAGGGCGGTCGTCACGAGCGTCGCGTTAACCTCCTCAACGAGATCGATCACACGCGCGCCCTTAAGATCGTCGACGAAGCCTAA